In Paracoccus aerodenitrificans, the following are encoded in one genomic region:
- the glyA gene encoding serine hydroxymethyltransferase, producing the protein MNRDQFFTENLSAADPEISAAIGKELGRQRDEIELIASENIVSKAVLEAQGSVLTNKYAEGYPGKRYYGGCEYVDIVETLAIERAKQLFGAEFANVQPNSGSQMNQAVFLALLKPGDTFMGLDLNSGGHLTHGSPVNMSGKWFNVVSYGVREQDNLLDMEEIREKAHEHKPKLILAGGTAYSRVWDWAAFREIADEVGAYLMVDMAHIAGLVAGGVHPSPVPHAHVVTTTTHKSLRGPRGGIVLTNDADIAKKINSAVFPGLQGGPLMHVIAAKAVAFKEALDPSFADYAAQVVRNAQALADELMKGGIDIVSGGTDNHLCLADLRPKGVTGKAAEAALGRANITCNKNGVPFDPEKPFVTSGIRLGAPAGTTRGFGEAEFRQIALWIVDVVDGLAANGEDGNAETEARVASEVSDLCARFPLYEGM; encoded by the coding sequence ATGAATCGCGACCAGTTCTTCACCGAAAACCTCTCTGCCGCCGACCCAGAGATCAGCGCCGCCATCGGCAAAGAGCTGGGACGACAGCGTGATGAGATCGAGTTGATTGCCTCGGAAAATATCGTCAGCAAGGCGGTGCTCGAAGCGCAGGGTTCGGTGCTGACCAATAAATACGCCGAGGGCTATCCGGGTAAGCGCTATTACGGTGGCTGCGAATATGTCGATATCGTCGAAACGCTTGCGATTGAACGTGCGAAGCAGCTTTTCGGCGCGGAATTCGCCAATGTTCAGCCCAATTCCGGCAGCCAGATGAACCAGGCGGTGTTTCTGGCGCTTCTGAAGCCGGGCGATACGTTCATGGGTCTGGACCTGAATTCCGGCGGCCACCTGACGCATGGCTCTCCGGTCAATATGTCGGGGAAATGGTTCAACGTGGTCAGCTATGGTGTGCGTGAGCAGGATAACCTTCTGGATATGGAGGAAATCCGCGAGAAGGCGCATGAGCATAAGCCGAAGCTGATCCTTGCCGGCGGCACCGCCTATAGCCGGGTCTGGGACTGGGCGGCCTTCCGGGAAATCGCCGATGAGGTCGGTGCCTATCTGATGGTCGATATGGCCCATATCGCCGGTCTGGTCGCGGGTGGCGTGCACCCTTCGCCGGTTCCTCATGCCCATGTCGTAACCACCACGACCCATAAATCACTGCGTGGTCCGCGTGGCGGGATCGTGCTGACGAATGACGCCGATATCGCCAAAAAGATCAACTCGGCCGTATTCCCCGGGCTTCAGGGTGGCCCGCTGATGCATGTCATCGCCGCCAAGGCGGTTGCCTTCAAGGAGGCGCTCGATCCGTCCTTCGCGGATTACGCGGCGCAGGTCGTCCGCAACGCGCAGGCTCTGGCGGATGAGCTGATGAAGGGCGGCATCGACATCGTGTCGGGCGGCACCGATAACCATCTCTGTCTGGCCGATCTGCGTCCCAAAGGCGTGACCGGCAAAGCCGCCGAGGCCGCTCTGGGTCGCGCCAATATCACCTGCAACAAGAACGGCGTGCCCTTCGATCCGGAAAAACCCTTCGTGACCTCGGGGATCCGCCTGGGTGCGCCCGCAGGAACCACGCGCGGCTTTGGTGAGGCCGAGTTCCGACAGATCGCACTCTGGATCGTCGATGTGGTCGACGGGCTGGCCGCGAATGGCGAGGACGGCAACGCCGAGACCGAAGCCCGTGTCGCGTCCGAAGTCAGTGACCTCTGCGCCCGGTTCCCGCTTTACGAGGGGATGTGA